In one window of Caloenas nicobarica isolate bCalNic1 chromosome 34, bCalNic1.hap1, whole genome shotgun sequence DNA:
- the LOC136000673 gene encoding olfactory receptor 14A16-like has translation MSYDRYVAICKPLHYGTLLGSRACVHMAAAAWATGFLVALLHTANTFSLPLCKGNALHQFFCEIPQILKLSCSQSYSREAGLILVSVCLSFGCFVFIVVSYVQIFRAVLRIPSEQGRHKAFATCLPHLAVVSLFVSTAMFAYLKPPSISSPSLDLVVSVLYSVVPPAVNPLIYSMRNQELKDALWKLITGFLPKL, from the coding sequence atgtcctacgaccgctatgttgccatctgcaaacccctgcactatgggaccctcctgggcagcagagcttgtgtccacatggcagcagctgcctgggccactgggtttctcgttgctctgctgcacacggccaatacattttcactgccactgtgcaagggcaatgccctgcaccagttcttctgtgaaatcccgcagatcctcaagctctcctgctcacagtcctactccagggaagctgggcttatattggttagtgtctgtttatcatttgggtgttttgtgttcattgtggtatcctatgtgcagatcttcagggccgtgctgaggatcccctctgagcagggacggcacaaagccttcgccacgtgcctccctcacctggccgtggtctccctgtttgtcagcactgccatgtttgcctacctgaagcccccctccatctcctccccatccctggacctggtggtgtctgttctgtactcagtggtgcctccagcagtgaaccccctcatctacagcatgaggaaccaggagctcaaggatgccctgtggaaactgataACTGGATTTCTTCCGAAGCTAtaa